Part of the Salinigranum rubrum genome is shown below.
AATCGACTACCCCGCCACCGCCGAGGAGGTCGTCCAGGCGGTCGGTGACGTGCAGGTGTCGTACGACGCTTCGGGCGGTACCGTCGCGCTGTCCGAGGTCCTCGAGAAGACCCCCAAACGACGGTTCGAGTCGAAGCGCGACCTGCTCGACGCGCTCCACCCGGTGTTCGAAGAGTACCGCGCCGCCGCGTCGAACAGCCTCGTCGGCAGACTCCGCGGCCTCCTCCCGTTCTGATCCCGCTTCGGCGGTGTGTTCGCGCGGCGTCGTGTGCGTCCCACCGGGTCGCTCGCTCACCCTCACTCGTTCGCGCGCTCGTCTTCGAGCCGGTCGAGCCGCCGCATCTGTTCCCTGTGAAGCGAGAAGATGAGGTCCGAGAGCACGCCGAACATCAGCAACTGGACGCCGAAGAGAATGCCCGAGGCGGCGACGACCGCCATCACCTCGTGGGAGATACTTCGGGTGACCCACTCGACGCCGACCCAGATGGCGATGCCGAGGCCGATGGCGGTCGAGACGAAGCCGACGCTGCCGAAGTAAAAGAGGGGGTTGTTCGTCTTCGCCCGGCGGTACAGTTCGAGGAGGATGATGCTCCCGTCGCGGAGCGGGCTGAGGTTCGTGTTCGACCCCGACGGGCGCGGGAGGTAGGTGATGGGGACGACAGCGGTGTCGATCCGGTGTTTCGCGCACTCGACGGCCATCTCCGTCTCGATGCCGAACCCCTGCGCGGCGAGCGTCATCCGCTCGAACGACGCGCGCGAGAAGGCCCGGTACCCCGAGAGGATGTCGCCGAAGTCGGTCCCGTGGATGAACGCGAAGGCGCGGTTGAACAGCCGGTTCCCGACGCGGTTGAGCCGCGTCATCGCCCCGTCGTGCATGTCGGCGAAGCGGTCGCCGATGACGTGTTCGTACCCCTCGTCGAGAGGGCGGAGCATCGCCTCGGCGTCCGACGGCAGGTACGTCCCGTCGCCGTCGACCATGAGGACGTACGGAGCCGAGATGTGTTCTGAGACGGCTTCCCGGACGGCCTGTCCTTTGCCGGTTCCCGACTGCGTGACGACGCGTGCGCCCGCCTCGGTGGCGACTTCTTCGGTCCGGTCCGTCGAGCCGCCGTCGACGACGAGGACGGTCTCGAACCCCTCCTCGCGGTAGCCACGGACGACATCGCCGATGGTCTCTGCCTCGTCGAGCGTCGGCACGAGGACGCAGACGTCGTCACGCTGTGGCATCATCGGCGCTAACGGGGATGGTTTAAATAACACTTCCGTTCTCGCCGCTTCCGGGCCGCCGCTGTGGCCGATAAACAGTCGGTTAACTGGTCGATGTTGTGGTAGGCGGAGAATATACAAGGACGTCAGACCCATCTGGAAGAGAGTATGTATGCAGTCATTCTCGCTGCTGGGGAGGGGATGCGTCTCAGACCCCTCACCCGCACGAGACCGAAACCAATGGTCCCCATTGCCAACCGACCGCTCCTCGAGTACGTCCTCGAAGCGGTCGCCGACGCGGGGATCGAAGACGTGATCCTCGTCGTTGGATACAAACGCGAGCGGATACAGAGCCACTTCGGCGACGGCAACGACTGGGAGGTCGACATCACCTACGCCGTCCAGGAGAAACAGCTCGGTACCGGCCACGCGGTCGCCC
Proteins encoded:
- a CDS encoding DUF5789 family protein; this encodes MGVRPPQQDGSDADHIEFGIAALEPHLDDRIDYPATAEEVVQAVGDVQVSYDASGGTVALSEVLEKTPKRRFESKRDLLDALHPVFEEYRAAASNSLVGRLRGLLPF
- the aglJ gene encoding S-layer glycoprotein N-glycosyltransferase AglJ, coding for MPQRDDVCVLVPTLDEAETIGDVVRGYREEGFETVLVVDGGSTDRTEEVATEAGARVVTQSGTGKGQAVREAVSEHISAPYVLMVDGDGTYLPSDAEAMLRPLDEGYEHVIGDRFADMHDGAMTRLNRVGNRLFNRAFAFIHGTDFGDILSGYRAFSRASFERMTLAAQGFGIETEMAVECAKHRIDTAVVPITYLPRPSGSNTNLSPLRDGSIILLELYRRAKTNNPLFYFGSVGFVSTAIGLGIAIWVGVEWVTRSISHEVMAVVAASGILFGVQLLMFGVLSDLIFSLHREQMRRLDRLEDERANE